One part of the Rutidosis leptorrhynchoides isolate AG116_Rl617_1_P2 chromosome 1, CSIRO_AGI_Rlap_v1, whole genome shotgun sequence genome encodes these proteins:
- the LOC139888683 gene encoding carotenoid 9,10(9',10')-cleavage dioxygenase 1-like — translation MVTCNINAIQVHCVQKPSSITPFDQFKTQLVSSFKPFMSDLQKLTIRLQAPHAMIKKTSIELLHAFTDSVFQFIDHPSLPSQSNFAPVEEIGEAFYIDEVQGNIPYDFPEGVYIRNGSNPLFGGLKSTESIFGRSSHIWVEGEGMLHALYFKKESDGKWSICYNNKHVETDTFKMEKQRNKPCFLPAIEGDSLAILSAYLLNLMRFGMFNKLLSNTSVFEHSGKFYSAAENHMPHEIDILTLETLGTWDVDKTWNRPFTAHPKKAPGSGELVMMGVNATQPFFEIGVISAEGNKLVHKADLYLDRCSLCHDIGVTMRYNVILDFPLTIDLKRLASGGPLIKYDKEGYARIGVMPRYGNGDSVKWFDVEPCCVFHIINTYEDGDEVIMWAFRARNSIIPGPDLGLNKFEWFSSRFKNKCDTNLNSDDSLFTKAYEWRLNMKTGEVKERNLTGNSHSMDFPMINEQFTGLKNKYGYAQTVDLNASSISGMAKYGGLVKLHMQDTIKQDYVKTEYHKFPENTFCTGAAFVAKPGGLEEDDGWVVTFVHDERLNKSQVIIVDAKNFTSEPVVTITLPARVPYGFHGAYMPMVL, via the exons ATGGTGACTTGCAACATCAATGCAATTCAAGTGCATTGTGTTCAGAAGCCATCTTCAATCACCCCTTTTGATCAATTCAAAACCCAACTCGTATCTTCTTTTAAG CCATTCATGAGTGACTTGCAGAAACTTACTATAAGATTACAAGCTCCTCATGCCATGATCAAGAAAACATCTATAGAATTATTACACGCTTTTACAGATTCAGTGTTCCAGTTTATCGATCACCCATCACTCCCTTCTCAG AGTAATTTTGCTCCGGTGGAAGAGATAGGAGAAGCGTTCTATATCGATGAAGTACAAGGAAACATTCCATATGATTTTCCGGAGGGTGTTTACATAAGAAATG GTTCGAATCCTCTGTTTGGAGGATTAAAGTCAACAGAATCGATATTTGGGCGGTCAAGTCACATTTGGGTAGAAGGTGAAGGGATGCTTCATGCTTTGTACTTCAAGAAAGAAAGTGATGGAAAATGGAGTATTTGTTATAACAATAAACATGTCGAAACAGATACATTTAAGATGGAGAAACAAAGGAACAAACCTTGTTTTCTTCCTGCTATTGAAGGCGATTCTCTAGCAATTTTATCAGCTTATTTACTCAATTTG ATGAGATTTGGGATGTTCAATAAATTGCTTAGCAACACAAGCGTTTTCGAGCATTCAGGCAAGTTTTACTCAGCAGCCGAAAACCATATGCCTCATGAAATAGACATTCTAACACTAGAAACACTAGGTACCTGGGATGTCGATAAAACTTGGAACCGACCATTTACAGCACACCCAAAG AAAGCTCCAGGTTCAGGGGAGCTTGTAATGATGGGCGTAAACGCAACCCAACCATTCTTTGAGATCGGCGTTATCTCAG CCGAAGGAAACAAACTAGTTCACAAAGCAGATTTATATCTCGATAGGTGCAGCCTTTGTCATGATATTGGTGTTACCATGAG ATACAATGTGATACTTGATTTCCCATTGACCATAGATTTAAAACGACTTGCGAGTGGAGGCCC GTTGATAAAATATGATAAAGAAGGATATGCGAGGATTGGAGTGATGCCTCGCTATGGTAATGGAGATAGCGTTAAGTGGTTCGACGTTGAACCATGTTGTGTGTTTCATATCATCAATACTTACGAGGATGGCGATGAG GTGATCATGTGGGCATTTAGAGCAAGAAACTCGATTATACCAGGACCTGATCTCGGGCTGAACAAGTTTGAATGGTTTTCAAGTCGTTTCAAGAACAAATGTGATACAAACTTGAATTCAGACGACTCTTTATTCACTAAAGCGTATGAATGGAGATTAAACATGAAAACCGGAGAGGTGAAAGAACGAAATCTCACCGGAAATTCACATTCAATGGACTTCCCAATGATTAATGAACAATTCACAGGACTTAAAAACAAATACGGGTACGCCCAAACTGTCGATTTGAATGCAAGTTCAATTTCGGGCATGGCTAAATATGGAGGACTAGTTAAGCTACATATGCAAGACACAATAAAACAAGATTATGTAAAAACCGAGTACCATAAGTTCCCGGAAAACACATTTTGTACAGGTGCAGCATTTGTGGCAAAACCCGGAGGTCTAGAAGAAGATGATGGTTGGGTTGTCACGTTTGTGCACGACGAACGTTTGAATAAATCTCAG GTGATTATTGTAGATGCAAAGAACTTTACAAGTGAGCCAGTCGTTACGATTACATTGCCAGCTCGAGTGCCTTATGGTTTTCATGGCGCCTATATGCCGATGGTATTGTAA